A single region of the Chelmon rostratus isolate fCheRos1 chromosome 5, fCheRos1.pri, whole genome shotgun sequence genome encodes:
- the f2rl2 gene encoding proteinase-activated receptor 3 yields MADLVPGLLICLMAVQTIQHDGNRTRTQTNSSLLPRTYMGRTNKQNNTKLPASTNPRLSVNSEDTVTAYTKGVLSTWVIPSSYILAMLVGIPSNTYILAFLRYRAKSFSTAVLYLNLAMSDLLLLLTLALRVHYHFNGNNWTFGEISCRLITALFYGNVYCSAQTIACISLKRYLAVVRPFLYRRLAKTTLALWTCLVVWFLFGAAIVPELLVRQSYQVTQLGVITCHDVLPLEEKSHALLVPYRLMLVCLGLVVPFLICIYAHVAVVYHLGQSGCDWRPFIRVTTVVFIIFVLCFLPSGILQITHYIRLFSNGDDSLYGYYRVAVCLCCFHSCLDPFLCMLISRTAASEIQFTSLHGKPKRSAVMM; encoded by the exons ATGGCTGACCTTGTGCCAGGACTACTCATTTGTTTGATGGCGGTGCAGACAATTCAGCATGATG GAAACAGAACCAGGACACAAACCAATAGTTCACTATTGCCAAGAACCTACATGGGGAGgaccaacaaacaaaataacacaaagctgCCAGCCAGCACAAACCCACGGCTGTCTGTGAACTCGGAGGACACGGTGACAGCCTACACCAAAGGGGTCCTCAGCACCTGGGTCATACCTTCATCATACATTCTGGCCATGCTGGTGGGTATCCCCTCCAACACCTACATTCTGGCCTTTCTCAGATACCGAGCAAAGTCCTTCTCTACAGCAGTTCTTTACCTGAACCTGGCTATGTCCgacctgctgctcctgctcacTCTGGCACTGCGTGTTCACTACCACTTCAACGGAAACAACTGGACATTTGGGGAAATCTCCTGCCGGCTTATCACTGCATTGTTTTATGGCAACGTTTATTGTTCAGCTCAAACTATAGCATGCATCAGTCTGAAGCGCTACCTGGCTGTGGTCAGACCATTTTTGTACAGAAGGCTGGCTAAAACGACGCTGGCATTGTGGACGTGTTTGGTTGTCTGGTTCCTGTTTGGGGCTGCTATCGTCCCTGAGCTGCTGGTCAGGCAGAGCTACCAGGTTACCCAGCTGGGAGTCATCACCTGCCATGATGTACTTCCACTAGAAGAAAAATCCCATGCCCTGCTGGTGCCATACAGGCTGATGCTGGTTTGTCTGGGCTTGGTAGTGCCCTTCCTAATTTGCATCTATGCCCATGTGGCGGTGGTCTACCACCTAGGTCAATCAGGTTGTGACTGGAGGCCGTTTATCAGGGTCACCACTGTGGTTTTCATcatctttgtgttgtgttttttgcccAGCGGCATCTTGCAGATCACCCACTACATCCGCCTGTTTTCTAATGGGGATGACAGCCTGTATGGATACTACAGAGtagcagtgtgtctgtgctgcttcCACAGTTGTCTGGATCCCTTCCTGTGTATGCTCATTTCCAGGACGGCAGCCTCAGAAATACAATTCACCTCCCTCCATGGGAAACCTAAGAGATCGGCAGTtatgatgtga